From a single Osmerus mordax isolate fOsmMor3 chromosome 14, fOsmMor3.pri, whole genome shotgun sequence genomic region:
- the tbc1d9 gene encoding LOW QUALITY PROTEIN: TBC1 domain family member 9 (The sequence of the model RefSeq protein was modified relative to this genomic sequence to represent the inferred CDS: deleted 2 bases in 2 codons): MWVNPEEVLLAGALWITERANPYFILQKRKGHGDSGGGLAGLLVGTLDVVLDSSARVAPYRILYQTPESLVYWIIAHGTSRQEITEHWEWLDWNLLQTLSIFENENDITTFVKGKVQGIIAEYTKNQEVKEEEDSEKFKESTSKFLRLFSMPEKEMLVNYYSCSYWKGKVPRQGWLYLSINHICFYSYMLGKEGNMVVRWADVTQLEKSATLLLPDMVKVSTRTSEHVFSMFLNINETFKLMEQLANIAMRRLLDNQGFQQDCSLPRLRRKSPKKVPALKRDLDARAKSERYRAVFRLPKDEKLDGHTDCTLWTPFNKRHILGQMFVSTNYICFTSKELTLCSLIIPLREVTIVEKADSSSVLPRPLSISTKNRMTFLFANLKDRDFLVQRISDFLQQTAPRYLERELTGSLTSSEDEGWSQGSLLSSSPQRSLGSEGSEVERQFNLNDNSVPTATQALMTMYRRRSPEEFNPKLAKEFLKEQAWKSHFSEYGQGVCMYRTNRTEELVLQGIPENMRGELWLLFSGAINEMATHPGYYEGLVERSMGRYNLATEEIERDLHRSLPEHPAFQNEMGIAALRRVLTAYAFRNPGIGYCQAMNIVTSVLLLYAKEEEAFWLLVALCERMLPDYYNTRVVGALVDQGVFEELARDYVPQLYDCMQDLGVISTISLSWFLTLFLSVMPFESAVVVVDCFFYEGIKVIFQLALAVLHANIHQLLNCKDDGEAMTVLGRYLDSVTNKDSTLPPIPHLHSLLTDDTDPHPEVDIFKLIRSSYEKFGSLRADVIEQMRFKQRLRVIQTIEDTTKRNVVRTIVTETSFSMDELEELYVLFKAEHLTSCYWGGTSNPTERHDPSLPYLEQYRMDLEQFRGLFPLLFPWGGPGAHADSLALRFFHLLDHNGDALINFREFITGLGVLCHGDLTDKLKLLYKMHVIPEVAQEEPDSAFEATQYFYEDVTPETANGHNPKCRTEKDDGFVRVTFNTEKVKKLHAPDSRSYLRLWNRDQAQRENMKDLPKLNQSQFIELCKTLYSMFSEDVREQELYHATATVTSLLLEMGEVGKLFSCRPEGDEEEAKPPGGRRAGGESLQRTPGEGVLSGEEEVEEAGVEAQIRPRPLRGAGGQGVGELLSQMEDIKLEDSSPKDPGTSSAMLISDDETKDDTSVSSFSVLSAELEDKLHCEDIAEDTVLVRSGSTEPHDGDGPHDGSGPHDGGGPHDGGGPHDGGGPHEGDGPHDGSGPHDRGGPLGGGGLPHSTSIDKDWAITFEQFLASVLTELALVQYFEKPVDVAARITNAKNVRKIGRPATSCSDYEISLSG, encoded by the exons ATGTGGGTCAACCCCGAGGAGGTTTTGCTGGCGGGAGCGCTGTGGATCACCGAGAGAGCAAATCCCTATTTCATCCTCCAGAAACGGAAGGGCCACGGAGACAGCGGCGGAGGACTTGCGG GTCTGCTGGTGGGGACTCTGGACGTGGTTCTGGACTCCAGTGCTCGTGTGGCTCCGTACCGGATCCTCTACCAGACTCCAGAGTCTCTGGTCTACTGGATCATCGCCCATG GGACGTCTCGTCAGGAGATAACAGAGCATTGGGAGTGGCTGGACTGGAACTTGCTGCAGACTCTCTCCATCTTTGAGAACGAGAACGACATCACAACCTTCGTCAAAGGAAAAGTTCAG GGCATCATCGCAGAGTACACGAAGAaccaggaggtgaaggaggaagaggacagcgAGAAGTTCAAGGAGTCCACCTCAAAGTTCCTGCGTCTGTTCAGCATGCCAGAGAAGGAGATGCTGGTGAACTACTACTCGTGCAGCTACTGGAAGGGCAAGGTTCCCCGCCAGGGCTGGCTCTACCTCAGCATCAATCACATCTGCTTCTACTCCTACATGCTGGGCAAGGAGG gtaaCATGGTGGTACGCTGGGCAGATGTCACTCAGCTGGAGAAGAGTgccaccctcctccttcctgacaTGGTgaag gtgagcaCCAGGACCAGTGAGCACGTCTTCTCCATGTTCCTCAACATCAACGAGACATTCAAGCTGATGGAGCAGCTGGCCAACATCGCCATGCGGCGTCTCCTAGACAACCAGGGCTTCCAGCAGGACTGCTCCCTGCCGCGCCTGCGCAGGAAGTCCCCCAAGAAGGTTCCTGCTCtcaagag agatCTGGACGCCCGGGCGAAGAGCGAGCGTTACCGGGCTGTTTTCCGTCTGCCGAAGGACGAGAAGTTGGACGGCCACACGGACTGCACCCTCTGGACGCCCTTCAACAAGCGCCACATCCTGGGACAGATGTTCGTCTCCACCAACTACATCTGCTTCACCAGCAAGGAGCTGACTCTCTGTAGCCTCATCATACCACTACGAGAG gtgacTATCGTGGAGAAGGCAGACAGTTCCAGCGTGCTTCCCAGACCTCTGTCCATCAGCACCAAGAACCGCATGACCTTCCTGTTCGCCAACCTGAAGGACCGAGACTTCCTGGTCCAGCGCATCTCCGACTTCCTGCAGCAGACCGCGCCCCGgtacctggagagagagctgacgGGCAGCCTGACCAGCTCAGAGGACGAG GGGTGGTCCCAGGGTTCTCTCCTGTCCAGCAGCCCTCAGAGGAGTCTGGGCTccgaggggtcagaggtcgagCGCCAGTTCAACCTCAACGACAACAGCGTTCCCACAGCGACGCAGGCCCTCATGACCATGTACCGGCGACGCTCGCCCGAGGAGTTCAACCCCAAACTG gctaAGGAGTTCCTGAAGGAGCAGGCATGGAAGAGCCACTTCAGTGAGTACGGCcagggtgtgtgcatgtaccgCACAAACAGGACGGAGGAGCTGGTACTGCAGGGAATCCCTGAGAACATGAGAGGAGAGCTGTGGCTGCTGTTCTCTG GGGCGATCAACGAGATGGCGACCCACCCTGGCTACTACGAGGGGCTGGTGGAGCGCTCCATGGGCCGGTACAACCTGGCCACGGAGGAGATCGAGAGGGACCTGCATCGCTCGCTGCCGGAGCACCCTGCCTTCCAGAACGAGATGGGCATCGCCGCTCTGCGCCGTGTGCTCACCGCCTACGCCTTCCGCAACCCAGGGATCGGGTACTGCCAG GCCATGAACATTGTGACGTCGGTGCTGCTGCTGTACGCTAAAGAGGAGGAGGCCTTCTGGCTGCTGGTGGCTCTGTGTGAGAGGATGCTGCCTGACTACTACAACACCAGGGTCGTAG gggcTCTGGTGGACCAGGGTGTGTTTGAGGAGCTGGCTAGGGACTATGTTCCCCAGCTGTATGACTGCATGCAGGACCTGGGTGTGATCTCCACCATCTCCCTGTCCTGGTTCCTCACCCTCTTCCTGTCCGTCATGCCCTTCGAGAGtgcagtggtggtggtggactgCTTCTTCTACGAGGGCATCAAG GTGATCTTCCAGCTGGCCCTGGCCGTGCTGCACGCCAACATCCACCAGCTGCTGAACTGCAAGGATGACGGCGAGGCCATGACTGTGCTGGGCAG GTACCTGGACAGCGTGACCAACAAAGACAGCACCCTGCCTCCCATCCCCCACCTGCACTCCCTGCTGACGGACGACACTGATCCTCACCCTGAGGTGGACATCTTCAAGCTGATCCGCAGCTCCTACGAG AAGTTTGGCTCTCTCCGTGCTGATGTCATTGAG CAGATGCGTTTCAAACAGAGACTGAGGGTCATCCAGACCATCGAGGACACCACCAAACGCAACGTg GTCCGAACCATCGTGACAGAGACGTCCTTCAGCATGGATGAACTGGAGGAACTTTACGTGCTGTTTAAG gcagAGCACCTGACCAGCTGCTACTGGGGGGGTACCAGCAACCCTACGGAGCGACACGACCCCAGCCTGCCCTACCTGGAGCAGTACCGC ATGGACCTGGAGCAGTTCCGGGGCCTGTTCCCCCTGCTGTTCCCCTGGGGGGGCCCCGGGGCCCATGCAGACTCCCTGGCCCTGCGCTTCTTCCACCTGCTCGACCACAATGGGGACGCGCTCATCAACTTCAGGGAGTTCATCACCGGCcttg GTGTGCTGTGTCATGGAGACCTGACTGATAAACTGAAACTCCTGTACAAGATGCACGTCATTC cagaggtgGCCCAGGAGGAGCCAGACTCGGCCTTTGAGGCGACACAGTACTTCTACGAGGACGTAACCCCAGAAACGGCCAACG GTCACAACCCCAAGTGTAGGACTGAGAAGGACGACGGCTTCGTTAGGGTCACTTTCAACACAGAgaaag TGAAGAAGCTCCACGCTCCAGACAGCCGGAGCTACCTGAGGCTGTGGAACCGGGACCAAGCCCAACGGGAGAACATGAAGGACCTACCCAAACTTAACCAG agCCAGTTCATAGAGCTGTGTAAGACCCTGTACAGCATGTTCAGTGAAGATGTGCGGGAGCAGGAGCTCTACCATGCCACGGCCACCGTCACCAGCCTGCtgctggagatgggagaagtGGGGAAGCTGTTCAGCTGCCGGCCggagggggacgaggaggaagCCAAGCcccctggaggaaggagggcaggCGGAGAGTCGCTGCAGAGGACCCCAGGAGAGGGAGTCCtctctggggaggaggaggtggaggaggccggggTGGAGGCCCAGATCAGACCCAGGCCCCTGCGGGGAGCCGGGGGCCAGGGAGT aggagagctgctgTCCCAGATGGAGGACATCAAGCTGGAGGACTCATCCCCAAAGGACCCTGGGACCTCGTCCGCCATGTTGATTTCGGACGACGAAACAAAAGACGACACGTCCGTTTCCTCCTTCTCCGTCCTCAGCGCCGAGCTGGAAGACAAGCTGCACTGTGAGGACATTGCAGAGGACACCGTCTTGGTCCGCAGTGGAAGCACTGAGCCCCACGACGGAGACGGGCCCCACGACGGAAGTGGGCCGCACGACGGAGGTGGGCCCCACGACGGAGGTGGGCCCCACGATGGAGGTGGGCCCCACGAAGGAGATGGGCCCCACGACGGAAGTGGGCCCCACGACAGAGGTGGGCCCCTTGGTGGAGGTGGACTGCCCCACAGCACCAGCATTGATAAGGACTGGGCCATCACGTTCGAGCAGTTCCTGGCCTCTGTGCTGACGGAGCTGGCGCTGGTGCAGTACTTTGAAAAGCCGGTCGATGTGGCGGCTCGAATCACCAACGCCAAGAACGTGAGGAAGATAGGACGGCCGGCGACTTCCTGCAGCGACTATGAGATCTCCCTCTCTGGGTAG